From Cellulosimicrobium sp. ES-005, one genomic window encodes:
- the lepA gene encoding translation elongation factor 4 encodes MSPIPSAQLSTRIQPAATPPELIRNFCIIAHIDHGKSTLADRMLQLTGVVEPRAMRAQYLDRMDIERERGITIKSQAVRMPWAVVEDGVETPHALNMIDTPGHVDFTYEVSRSLAACEGAVLLVDAAQGIEAQTLANLYLAMENELEIIPVLNKIDLPAAQPEKYAEELANLVGGDPDDVLKVSGKTGAGVEALLDRIVERVPAPVGDADAPARAMIFDSVYDTYRGVVTYVRVVDGNLNPRERIVMMSTRATHELLEIGVISPEPIVTKGLGVGEVGYLITGVKDVRQSKVGDTVTNSAKPAAEALGGYSDPKPMVFSGLYPIDGTDYPVLRDALDKLKLNDAALNYEPETSVALGFGFRVGFLGLLHLEIVRERLEREFDLDLISTAPNVVYDVTLEDGTTVKVTNPSEFPGGKIKQVSEPVVRATILAPSEFVGTVMGLCNDRRGQMLGMDYLSEDRVELRFTLPLAEIVFDFFDQLKSRTRGYASLDYEPSGDQVADLVKVDILLQGEQVDAFSAIVHKDKAYDYGVMMTAKLKEIIPRQQFEVPIQAAVGARVIARETVRAMRKDVLAKCYGGDISRKRKLLEKQKEGKKRMKNIGSVEVPKDAFIAALSSDAAGGKDAKDKSKK; translated from the coding sequence TTGTCCCCGATCCCCAGCGCCCAGCTGAGCACCCGCATCCAGCCCGCGGCCACGCCGCCCGAGCTGATCCGGAACTTCTGCATCATCGCCCACATCGACCACGGCAAGTCGACCCTGGCCGACCGCATGCTGCAGCTCACCGGTGTCGTCGAGCCGCGCGCCATGCGTGCCCAGTACCTCGACCGCATGGACATCGAGCGCGAGCGCGGCATCACGATCAAGTCGCAGGCCGTCCGCATGCCGTGGGCGGTCGTCGAGGACGGGGTCGAGACGCCGCACGCGCTGAACATGATCGACACCCCGGGCCACGTCGACTTCACGTACGAGGTCTCCCGTTCGCTCGCGGCGTGCGAGGGCGCGGTGCTGCTCGTCGACGCGGCGCAGGGCATCGAGGCGCAGACCCTCGCGAACCTGTACCTCGCGATGGAGAACGAGCTCGAGATCATCCCGGTGCTCAACAAGATCGACCTGCCGGCCGCGCAGCCCGAGAAGTACGCGGAGGAGCTCGCGAACCTCGTCGGCGGCGACCCGGACGACGTGCTCAAGGTCTCCGGCAAAACGGGCGCGGGCGTCGAGGCGCTCCTCGACCGGATCGTCGAGCGCGTGCCCGCCCCGGTGGGCGACGCCGACGCGCCGGCGCGCGCGATGATCTTCGACTCGGTCTACGACACCTACCGCGGCGTCGTGACGTACGTGCGCGTCGTCGACGGCAACCTCAACCCGCGCGAGCGCATCGTCATGATGTCGACGCGCGCGACGCACGAGCTGCTCGAGATCGGCGTCATCTCGCCGGAGCCGATCGTCACGAAGGGTCTCGGCGTCGGGGAGGTCGGCTACCTCATCACGGGCGTGAAGGACGTGCGCCAGTCGAAGGTCGGCGACACGGTGACGAACTCCGCGAAGCCCGCGGCGGAGGCGCTCGGCGGCTACTCCGACCCCAAGCCCATGGTCTTCTCGGGGCTGTACCCGATCGACGGCACCGACTACCCGGTCCTGCGCGACGCGCTCGACAAGCTCAAGCTCAACGACGCCGCGCTCAACTACGAGCCGGAGACGTCGGTCGCGCTCGGCTTCGGCTTCCGCGTCGGGTTCCTCGGCCTGCTGCACCTGGAGATCGTGCGCGAGCGCCTCGAGCGCGAGTTCGACCTCGACCTCATCTCGACCGCGCCGAACGTCGTCTACGACGTGACGCTCGAGGACGGGACGACCGTCAAGGTGACCAACCCGTCGGAGTTCCCCGGCGGCAAGATCAAGCAGGTCAGCGAGCCCGTCGTGCGGGCGACCATCCTCGCGCCGAGCGAGTTCGTCGGCACGGTCATGGGTCTGTGCAACGACCGCCGCGGGCAGATGCTCGGCATGGACTACCTGTCCGAGGACCGCGTGGAGCTGCGCTTCACCCTGCCGCTCGCCGAGATCGTGTTCGACTTCTTCGACCAGCTCAAGTCCCGCACGCGCGGGTACGCGTCGCTCGACTACGAGCCGTCGGGCGACCAGGTCGCGGACCTCGTCAAGGTCGACATCCTGCTCCAGGGCGAGCAGGTGGACGCGTTCAGCGCGATCGTGCACAAGGACAAGGCGTACGACTACGGCGTCATGATGACCGCCAAGCTCAAGGAGATCATCCCGCGCCAGCAGTTCGAGGTGCCGATCCAGGCGGCCGTCGGCGCGCGCGTCATCGCGCGCGAGACGGTGCGCGCGATGCGCAAGGACGTCCTCGCCAAGTGCTACGGCGGTGACATCAGCCGCAAGCGCAAGTTGCTCGAGAAGCAGAAGGAGGGCAAGAAGCGCATGAAGAACATCGGGTCCGTCGAGGTCCCGAAGGACGCCTTCATCGCCGCGCTCTCCTCCGACGCCGCGGGCGGCAAGGACGCCAAGGACAAGTCCAAGAAGTGA
- the hemW gene encoding radical SAM family heme chaperone HemW: MSPALPDGEPVPPDGSLPAWVAPGGSGSVAGVPRPTAPRGFGVYLHVPFCSVRCGYCDFNTYTASELGGGASQASYASTALLEIDLAARVLRDAGLPERPVSTVFVGGGTPTLLPAGDLARLLHGVRDAWGLAPDAEVTTEANPDSVTPESLAELAAAGFTRVSFGMQSAVPHVLATLERTHDPRRIPDVVRWARDAGLQVSLDLIYGTPGESLDDWRASLEAALATGVDHVSAYALVVEAGTKMAAQVRRGEVALPSEDDQATKYELADELLTAAGLTWYEVSNWARTDDDRCRHNLAYWRGDDWWGIGPGAHSYVAAPGALGAEPTSVTDDTGASVQEPRVGVRWWNVKHPRRYAALLEAGTSPAAGRELLTRDEGRLEQAMLGVRLHEGLDLAVLSPAGRRAVAGLVANGLLDGRAAVAGRGVLTLRGRLLADTVVREITDE, encoded by the coding sequence GTGAGCCCGGCCCTGCCCGACGGCGAGCCGGTCCCGCCCGACGGCTCGCTCCCCGCGTGGGTCGCGCCGGGCGGGAGCGGGTCCGTCGCGGGGGTGCCCCGCCCGACGGCGCCGCGCGGGTTCGGCGTCTACCTGCACGTCCCGTTCTGCTCGGTGCGGTGCGGGTACTGCGACTTCAACACCTACACGGCGTCCGAGCTCGGCGGCGGCGCGAGCCAGGCGTCCTACGCGAGCACGGCGCTCCTCGAGATCGACCTCGCGGCGCGCGTCCTGCGCGACGCCGGCCTGCCCGAGCGGCCGGTGTCGACCGTGTTCGTCGGCGGCGGCACGCCCACGCTGCTGCCCGCCGGCGACCTCGCGCGCCTGCTCCACGGCGTGCGGGACGCGTGGGGCCTCGCACCCGACGCCGAGGTGACGACCGAGGCCAACCCGGACTCCGTGACGCCGGAGTCGCTCGCCGAGCTCGCGGCCGCGGGGTTCACGCGCGTCTCGTTCGGCATGCAGTCCGCCGTCCCGCACGTGCTCGCGACGCTCGAGCGCACGCACGACCCGCGCCGCATCCCGGACGTCGTGCGCTGGGCGCGCGACGCGGGCCTCCAGGTCTCGCTCGACCTCATCTACGGCACGCCGGGCGAGAGCCTCGACGACTGGCGGGCGAGCCTCGAGGCCGCGCTCGCGACCGGCGTCGACCACGTGTCCGCGTACGCGCTCGTCGTCGAGGCGGGGACGAAGATGGCCGCCCAGGTGCGGCGCGGGGAGGTCGCGCTCCCGAGCGAGGACGACCAGGCCACGAAGTACGAGCTCGCCGACGAGCTGCTTACCGCCGCCGGGCTGACCTGGTACGAGGTGAGCAACTGGGCCCGCACCGACGACGACCGCTGCCGCCACAATCTCGCGTACTGGCGGGGCGACGACTGGTGGGGAATCGGGCCCGGCGCGCACTCGTACGTCGCGGCGCCGGGGGCGCTCGGCGCGGAGCCGACGTCCGTGACCGACGACACGGGCGCGTCGGTCCAGGAGCCGCGGGTCGGCGTGCGATGGTGGAACGTGAAGCACCCGCGCCGGTACGCGGCGCTGCTCGAGGCGGGCACCAGCCCCGCGGCCGGGCGTGAGCTCCTCACGCGGGACGAGGGACGGCTCGAGCAGGCCATGCTCGGCGTGCGGCTGCACGAGGGTCTCGACCTCGCGGTCCTTTCCCCGGCCGGACGGCGCGCCGTCGCCGGGCTCGTCGCGAACGGGCTGCTCGACGGCCGCGCGGCCGTGGCCGGTCGCGGAGTGCTCACCCTGCGGGGGCGGTTGCTGGCGGACACGGTGGTACGGGAGATCACGGACGAGTGA
- a CDS encoding acyltransferase family protein, protein MTTTDEAPRPGTTPAGAGRPTLEEPRVVGHVRAPGAARRPGRPTVRYRRMPGLDGLRALAVLVVVAFHLAPATFPGGYVGVDVFFVLSGFLITTLLVREHRDRHHVGLRSFWARRARRLLPALGLVVAVCTAAAAVVGGDVLVGIGPQLLGAATFTSNWVDVASGATYSGALLPHLFGNLWSLAVEEQFYLLWPLVVVLLCVVRPLRRRAPWIVAGLGLVSAALMALLYAPGSDPTRVYVGTDTHLFALMAGAALAFWHVRPVQRPDVEPRAGADASALLPGGPRVRTPRGRVAVLGAGAVGAVVLVVAVATMRWDGELAYRGGLLVCAVAATAVLNAVVCLPGIGAQLDRGPLGWVGRRSYGLYLWHWPVLVLAAAALGTVVGPVTPGAVHPLVVVVTLAVTTVAAALSFRYVERPVLRRGLRGAARDLARRLQPTPGEAGPRVLTRRGWALAASCALVVGLSAAGVVNAPATTSVEQQIAAGEQVARATQAAPRAAAPAAGPEVSPPAAGPDPGPADAPAPGPEAAPAEAAAAPVAAPTGDQVTVVGDSVTLASAPALAAALPGTYVDGAVSRQVKDGPAALAAARDAGALRPYVVVSLGTNSTASAAAMDELLAAVGPGHRVVLVTGYADRPWVPGTNAEIVAAAGRHPGVVVADWSAAVAADPTVLGPDGVHPTDAGATAYTAVVVDGLTRAAALGSTTS, encoded by the coding sequence GTGACGACGACCGACGAGGCACCTCGACCCGGGACGACCCCTGCGGGGGCCGGTCGCCCGACGCTCGAGGAGCCTCGCGTCGTCGGGCACGTGCGGGCGCCCGGCGCCGCCCGACGGCCGGGCCGCCCGACCGTGCGCTACCGCCGGATGCCCGGGCTGGACGGGCTGCGGGCGCTGGCCGTCCTCGTGGTCGTCGCGTTCCACCTCGCCCCGGCGACGTTCCCCGGCGGGTACGTCGGGGTCGACGTCTTCTTCGTGCTCTCGGGCTTCCTCATCACGACGCTCCTCGTGCGCGAGCACCGCGACCGGCACCACGTGGGGCTGCGCTCCTTCTGGGCGCGGCGCGCCCGCCGCCTGCTCCCTGCGCTCGGGCTGGTCGTGGCGGTGTGCACGGCGGCCGCGGCCGTCGTCGGGGGTGACGTCCTCGTCGGCATCGGCCCCCAGCTCCTCGGCGCCGCGACGTTCACGAGCAACTGGGTCGACGTCGCGAGCGGGGCCACCTACTCGGGTGCGCTGCTCCCGCACCTCTTCGGCAACCTGTGGTCGCTCGCGGTCGAGGAGCAGTTCTACCTCCTGTGGCCGCTCGTCGTCGTGCTCCTGTGCGTCGTGCGGCCCCTGCGCCGCCGGGCGCCGTGGATCGTCGCCGGGCTGGGGCTCGTGTCCGCGGCCCTCATGGCGCTGCTGTACGCGCCCGGCTCCGACCCGACGCGCGTCTACGTCGGCACCGACACCCACCTCTTCGCGCTCATGGCCGGGGCTGCGCTCGCGTTCTGGCACGTGCGCCCGGTCCAGCGGCCCGACGTCGAACCCCGGGCCGGCGCCGACGCGTCCGCCCTCCTGCCGGGCGGGCCGCGCGTGCGCACGCCGCGCGGCCGGGTCGCCGTCCTCGGCGCCGGGGCGGTCGGCGCCGTCGTCCTCGTCGTCGCCGTCGCGACGATGCGCTGGGACGGCGAGCTCGCCTATCGCGGCGGGCTACTCGTGTGCGCGGTCGCGGCGACCGCGGTGCTCAACGCCGTCGTGTGCCTGCCCGGCATCGGCGCGCAGCTCGACCGCGGTCCGCTCGGCTGGGTCGGACGGCGGTCGTACGGGCTCTACCTGTGGCACTGGCCCGTGCTCGTGCTCGCCGCGGCCGCGCTCGGGACCGTGGTGGGTCCCGTGACCCCGGGTGCCGTGCACCCGCTCGTCGTCGTCGTGACCCTCGCCGTGACGACCGTCGCGGCGGCGCTGTCCTTCCGGTACGTCGAGCGTCCCGTGCTGCGGCGCGGGCTGCGCGGCGCGGCGCGCGACCTCGCCCGCCGCCTCCAGCCGACGCCGGGCGAGGCGGGGCCGCGCGTCCTCACCCGCCGCGGCTGGGCGCTGGCGGCGTCGTGCGCGCTCGTCGTCGGCCTCTCCGCGGCCGGGGTCGTCAACGCGCCCGCCACGACGAGCGTGGAGCAGCAGATCGCGGCGGGGGAGCAGGTCGCGCGGGCGACGCAGGCGGCACCGCGCGCCGCGGCGCCCGCGGCCGGCCCGGAGGTGTCGCCCCCGGCAGCGGGTCCCGACCCGGGCCCGGCCGACGCGCCCGCACCGGGACCCGAGGCGGCACCCGCCGAGGCCGCGGCGGCCCCGGTCGCGGCACCGACCGGCGACCAGGTGACCGTCGTGGGGGACTCGGTGACGCTCGCGAGCGCGCCCGCGCTCGCTGCGGCCCTCCCGGGCACGTACGTCGACGGCGCGGTCTCGCGCCAGGTCAAGGACGGGCCGGCGGCGCTCGCCGCCGCGCGCGACGCGGGCGCGCTGCGGCCCTACGTCGTCGTCTCCCTCGGGACGAACAGCACCGCGAGCGCCGCGGCGATGGACGAGCTGCTCGCGGCGGTCGGTCCCGGCCACCGCGTCGTGCTCGTCACCGGGTACGCCGACCGGCCGTGGGTACCGGGCACCAACGCCGAGATCGTCGCCGCGGCGGGACGGCACCCCGGTGTGGTCGTCGCGGACTGGTCGGCAGCGGTGGCCGCGGACCCGACCGTGCTCGGTCCGGACGGCGTGCATCCCACGGACGCCGGAGCGACGGCGTACACGGCGGTCGTCGTCGACGGCCTGACCCGTGCGGCGGCGCTGGGCTCCACGACGAGCTGA
- a CDS encoding DUF3097 domain-containing protein, with protein MAFDRYGFDVLGGTPAPVHHRARPVSRPQAAERGLVVEEVQTGWVGAVVRVEKSGGMHVVVLEDRAGRTRTFPLGPGFWVDGKPVELTAPVTSRAPAAPTRTASGSRAVVGQRARVARGSRIWVEGKHDAELVEKVWGDDLRVEGVVVEPLHGVDDLAAALADFGPTPQRRVGVLVDHLVPGSKERRIADDAVRRSPAGTVLVLGHPYVDVWQAVKPARVGLQRWPVIERGTEWKRGILRELGWPAETAEDVGRAWQRILGTVRTYADLEPSLLGRVEELIDFVTAS; from the coding sequence GTGGCTTTCGATCGTTATGGGTTCGACGTCCTCGGCGGCACGCCCGCCCCCGTTCATCATCGCGCGCGGCCGGTGTCCCGACCGCAGGCCGCCGAGCGGGGGCTCGTCGTCGAGGAGGTGCAGACCGGGTGGGTCGGCGCCGTCGTGCGGGTCGAGAAGTCGGGCGGGATGCACGTCGTCGTGCTCGAGGACCGCGCCGGCCGGACGCGGACGTTCCCGCTCGGGCCCGGGTTCTGGGTCGACGGCAAGCCGGTCGAGCTCACCGCCCCGGTCACGTCCCGCGCCCCCGCCGCGCCGACGCGGACCGCGTCCGGCTCGCGCGCCGTCGTCGGGCAGCGGGCGCGCGTGGCTCGCGGCAGCCGCATCTGGGTCGAGGGCAAGCACGACGCCGAGCTCGTCGAGAAGGTGTGGGGCGACGACCTCCGGGTCGAGGGCGTCGTCGTCGAGCCCCTGCACGGCGTCGACGACCTCGCGGCGGCGCTCGCCGACTTCGGCCCGACGCCGCAGCGCCGCGTCGGCGTGCTCGTGGACCACCTGGTGCCCGGGAGCAAGGAGCGCCGCATCGCCGACGACGCGGTCCGCCGCTCCCCCGCGGGCACGGTGCTCGTGCTCGGGCACCCGTACGTCGACGTGTGGCAGGCCGTGAAGCCCGCGCGCGTCGGCCTGCAGCGCTGGCCGGTGATCGAGCGGGGCACCGAGTGGAAGCGCGGCATCCTGCGCGAGCTCGGCTGGCCCGCGGAGACCGCCGAGGACGTGGGCCGCGCGTGGCAGCGCATCCTCGGCACCGTGCGCACGTACGCGGACCTTGAGCCGTCCCTGCTCGGCCGCGTCGAGGAGCTCATCGACTTCGTCACGGCGTCCTGA
- a CDS encoding MFS transporter, translating into MSPQRAEPDPNRWRVLPVCLAVGFVTTLDVSIVNVALPSIESSLDAGPTQLQLVVAGYTLAFGLALVPAGRLGDAGARRALFIAGLVGFALMSLACGLAPTDGWLAVARLLQGVSAGVLNPQVVGLIQQQVSGFERGRAFGMFGATIGVSTALGPLLGGLIIAAAGSADGWRWVFLVNLPVVAVLLPFAWRLVPAPPPDAARSARGPRRLDLVGLALLGAATLGVMMPFVTTTGRGDDASRWWWLVVAAAAGTAAVVWERRYQRRTGEAVLDPQVVGLGSFRNGALLGLAYFAGFTGIFLVVTLYLQDELGYTPLQAGLVGTPFAVASGVSAWFSGRWVARWGRQLVVGGLTLVLVGVVVADAVVRLLGDEPGAVGPALAGALLVAGAGSGTVIAPNQTLTLSEVPVSRAGVAGSMLQLGQRIGSAVGISIVLSVYYGGLAGGDTAAHATGRALLVTIVLVALALVVGLADLRSRRAEDRGTGRADA; encoded by the coding sequence GTGAGCCCGCAGCGCGCCGAGCCGGACCCGAACCGCTGGCGCGTGCTGCCCGTCTGCCTCGCGGTCGGCTTCGTCACGACGCTCGACGTGTCGATCGTCAACGTCGCCCTCCCGTCGATCGAGTCGTCGCTCGACGCGGGGCCGACGCAGCTCCAGCTCGTCGTCGCGGGCTACACGCTCGCGTTCGGGCTCGCGCTCGTGCCCGCCGGCCGGCTCGGCGACGCCGGCGCCCGGCGTGCCCTGTTCATCGCCGGGCTGGTCGGGTTCGCGCTCATGAGCCTCGCGTGCGGGCTCGCGCCGACGGACGGGTGGCTCGCCGTCGCGCGCCTGCTGCAGGGCGTGAGCGCGGGCGTCCTCAACCCGCAGGTCGTCGGGCTCATCCAGCAGCAGGTCTCCGGGTTCGAGCGTGGCCGCGCGTTCGGCATGTTCGGCGCGACGATCGGGGTCTCGACGGCGCTGGGCCCGCTGCTCGGCGGCCTCATCATCGCGGCGGCCGGCTCCGCGGACGGGTGGCGGTGGGTCTTCCTCGTCAACCTCCCCGTCGTCGCGGTCCTATTGCCCTTCGCGTGGCGCCTCGTGCCCGCGCCACCGCCCGACGCCGCGCGCTCCGCGCGGGGCCCGCGCCGCCTCGACCTCGTCGGGCTGGCGCTGCTCGGTGCGGCGACGCTCGGCGTCATGATGCCGTTCGTCACGACGACCGGTCGCGGCGACGACGCCTCGCGCTGGTGGTGGCTGGTCGTGGCCGCCGCGGCGGGGACCGCGGCCGTCGTCTGGGAGCGGCGGTACCAGCGGCGCACCGGCGAGGCGGTGCTCGACCCGCAGGTCGTCGGGCTCGGGTCGTTCCGCAACGGCGCGCTGCTCGGCCTCGCCTACTTCGCCGGCTTCACGGGCATCTTCCTCGTGGTCACGCTCTACCTCCAGGACGAGCTCGGCTACACGCCGCTCCAGGCGGGGCTCGTGGGGACGCCGTTCGCCGTCGCGTCCGGGGTGTCCGCGTGGTTCTCGGGGCGCTGGGTCGCGCGCTGGGGCCGGCAGCTCGTCGTCGGCGGGCTGACGCTCGTCCTCGTCGGGGTCGTCGTGGCCGACGCCGTCGTGCGCCTCCTCGGGGACGAGCCGGGCGCCGTGGGGCCGGCGCTCGCGGGAGCCCTGCTGGTCGCCGGGGCGGGCAGCGGGACGGTCATCGCGCCGAACCAGACCCTCACGCTGTCCGAGGTTCCCGTGAGCCGCGCGGGGGTCGCGGGGAGCATGCTGCAGCTCGGGCAGCGCATCGGGTCGGCGGTCGGCATCTCGATCGTGCTCTCCGTGTACTACGGGGGCCTCGCGGGAGGCGACACGGCGGCGCACGCGACGGGGAGGGCGCTGCTCGTGACGATCGTGCTCGTCGCGCTCGCGCTCGTCGTCGGGCTCGCGGACCTGCGTTCGCGGCGAGCGGAGGACCGCGGGACGGGCCGCGCGGACGCGTAG
- the hrcA gene encoding heat-inducible transcriptional repressor HrcA: MSEERRLEVLRAIVEDYVLTREPVGSRVLTERHGLGVSPATIRNDMAALEDAGYIAQPHTSAGRIPTDKGYRLFVDRLSGVKPLSAPEKRAIETFLSEGVDLDDVIARAGRLLAQLTGQVAVVQYPSLSRSGLRHLELVPVGDSRLLVVIITDTGRVEQRTLEVASVPDEGTLVEVRARLNAAAAGKRLTDLAPGLAAVTESFHPDDAPLVRAVGDLVAQTLAEESEERLVLAGTANLARAGMRFEHALRPVLEALEEQVVLLGLLTEMAAESGVSVRIGHETQLEGLVETSVVTTGYGNDGDTVALVGSIGPTRMDYPGTIAAVRAVARYLSRVLGT; this comes from the coding sequence GTGAGCGAGGAGCGCCGGCTCGAGGTGCTGCGGGCGATCGTCGAGGACTACGTCCTCACGCGCGAGCCCGTGGGGTCGCGCGTGCTCACCGAGCGGCACGGCCTCGGCGTGTCGCCCGCGACGATCCGCAACGACATGGCGGCCCTCGAGGACGCCGGGTACATCGCGCAGCCGCACACGTCCGCGGGCCGCATCCCCACGGACAAGGGCTACCGTCTCTTCGTCGACCGGCTCTCGGGCGTCAAGCCGCTGTCCGCGCCGGAGAAGCGCGCCATCGAGACGTTCCTCTCCGAGGGCGTGGACCTCGACGACGTCATCGCGCGCGCCGGCCGGCTGCTGGCGCAGCTCACGGGCCAGGTCGCGGTCGTGCAGTACCCGTCGCTGAGCCGGTCCGGGCTGCGGCACCTCGAGCTCGTGCCGGTCGGGGACTCGCGCCTGCTCGTCGTGATCATCACCGACACCGGGCGCGTCGAGCAGCGCACGCTCGAGGTCGCGAGCGTGCCCGACGAGGGCACGCTCGTGGAGGTCCGCGCGCGGCTCAACGCCGCCGCGGCCGGCAAGCGCCTCACCGACCTCGCGCCGGGGCTCGCCGCCGTGACGGAGAGCTTCCACCCCGACGACGCCCCGCTCGTGCGCGCCGTGGGCGACCTCGTCGCCCAGACGCTCGCGGAGGAGAGCGAGGAGCGCCTCGTGCTCGCCGGCACGGCGAACCTCGCCCGCGCGGGCATGCGGTTCGAGCATGCGCTGCGCCCGGTCCTCGAGGCGCTCGAGGAGCAGGTGGTCCTCCTCGGCCTGCTCACCGAGATGGCCGCGGAGTCCGGCGTGAGCGTCCGGATCGGGCACGAGACCCAGCTCGAGGGTCTCGTCGAGACCTCCGTCGTGACGACCGGTTACGGTAACGACGGTGACACGGTCGCCCTCGTCGGCTCGATCGGGCCGACGCGCATGGACTACCCCGGGACCATCGCGGCGGTGCGCGCCGTCGCGCGCTACCTGTCACGGGTGCTCGGCACGTGA
- the dnaJ gene encoding molecular chaperone DnaJ, producing the protein MSDYYEILGVARDASQDQIKKAYRKLARELHPDVAGEEAGDRFKDVARAYEVLSNPEKRQQYDLGVDPSAPGGGAGPMGGGFGFQDIFETFFGGGQAQQGPIPRARRGQDALVRLDIDLSEATFGAQRELQVDTAVVCGTCGGSCCRPGTSPRTCDVCHGRGTVQRVARSFLGQVMTSAPCAACQGFGTVIPEPCAECSGEGRVRSRRSITVNVPAGVDTGTRIKLTAQGEVGPAGGPAGDLYVEIRERNHDTFVRRGDDLHCTLQVPMTAAALGTVLELETLDGAQEIDLRPGTQPGQIVTLKNLGVGHLHGSGRGDLNVHIEVQVPRELTEEQEQLLRSLAAMRGEERPEPRLSAAHPGVFSRLRDKLSGR; encoded by the coding sequence GTGAGCGACTACTACGAGATCCTGGGCGTGGCGCGCGACGCCAGCCAGGACCAGATCAAGAAGGCGTACCGCAAGCTCGCGCGCGAGCTGCACCCCGACGTCGCGGGCGAGGAGGCGGGCGACCGCTTCAAGGACGTGGCGCGCGCGTACGAGGTGCTCTCCAACCCGGAGAAGCGTCAGCAGTACGATCTCGGCGTCGACCCGAGCGCCCCCGGCGGCGGCGCCGGCCCCATGGGCGGCGGGTTCGGCTTCCAGGACATCTTCGAGACGTTCTTCGGCGGCGGCCAGGCGCAGCAGGGGCCGATCCCGCGCGCCCGGCGCGGCCAGGACGCGCTCGTGCGGCTCGACATCGACCTGTCCGAGGCGACGTTCGGCGCGCAGCGCGAGCTCCAGGTCGACACGGCGGTCGTGTGCGGGACGTGCGGCGGCTCGTGCTGTCGCCCGGGCACCTCGCCCCGCACGTGCGACGTCTGCCACGGCCGCGGCACGGTCCAGCGCGTGGCGCGCTCCTTCCTCGGCCAGGTCATGACGAGCGCCCCGTGCGCCGCGTGCCAGGGCTTCGGCACCGTCATCCCCGAGCCGTGCGCGGAGTGCTCTGGCGAGGGCCGCGTGCGCAGCCGCCGCAGCATCACGGTGAACGTCCCCGCGGGCGTCGACACGGGCACGCGCATCAAGCTCACCGCGCAGGGCGAGGTCGGTCCGGCCGGCGGCCCCGCGGGCGACCTGTACGTCGAGATCCGCGAGCGCAACCACGACACGTTCGTGCGCCGCGGCGACGACCTGCACTGCACGCTCCAGGTGCCCATGACCGCGGCCGCGCTCGGCACCGTCCTCGAGCTCGAGACGCTCGACGGCGCGCAGGAGATCGACCTGCGCCCGGGCACGCAGCCGGGCCAGATCGTCACGCTCAAGAACCTCGGCGTGGGGCACCTGCACGGCAGCGGCCGCGGCGACCTCAACGTCCACATCGAGGTCCAGGTGCCGCGCGAGCTCACCGAGGAGCAGGAGCAGCTCCTGCGCTCGCTCGCCGCGATGCGTGGCGAGGAGCGGCCCGAGCCGCGCCTGTCGGCCGCGCACCCCGGCGTGTTCTCGCGCCTGCGCGACAAGCTCTCCGGGCGCTGA